AAAACAGTAATACCCAAACAGCATATAAAGTGCACAACACTGGGAGTTCTGCTAAAAAAGTACCAAGTACTAAAGAATAGAATTTAAATTTAGATATCAAGAATGTAACAAATATTTTCAACATCATAAAACAACAATATCGGCTTTCATTCGAGCCTCGTATATACTATCAActtattcttataattaaattaCATCATATAGAAGTATACTTTGAGCCATAAGCTTCATGTATAAAAATTCCTCACCTATACTTTCGTATAATTACAACGGCCCTATGCTGCATAGGAGTTTGTTTGGTCCGTTCAGCAGATCCGTTTACTCTTCAATATCACCTATAACTTGAAGTTCCACCGGGCTTTCTTTTTCTGCCTGAAAGTTCTTCAATTTGACGGCGATAAATTGCTTAAAAACGAAGATAATGAATATTAAATGTTGTTATAATGAGTTTGTCTGGCTCCTTATTAAAGGTTTCTGGCAGACAAGAAGTTTTTCATCATTGTTACTCTCGATCTCCACAACTCGTGCTTCCCATCTTAATCTAGCTGTCATGACTCTGGCTGACTCAATCAGAGGAGCAGTGTCTCGTAGTATCACCCAACCCTGCATTTGATTTCCATAACGATTAGCAAAACGAAAATACCGTGTTCTATATATAACGTGTTTTAGTACTGACTCTGTTCTGATTTAGATCAAATAATCAGTCTCAAAACAgaataattttcaaaaaaaaaaaaaacagcgtaTACACACACATAGATAAACACGCAGACCTTGTATCCACGCACCCTTTAATTCATTATTTTTTATATAATGTCTTGCATAAATCTAATAGAATTTAGATTACATGAGAAATTAAAGATACCTCTGGACGAAGTAAGCGGTCGATCTCATAAAAAAGATCCAGTGTGCTGCATCGAGACTGCTTTACAGTTTCAAGGGTTAAAAGTCCATCAGCATGCACCATATCATAAGTCCTAGGGTAAGTTGGAAATGCTTCACACCTAACAAAAACATCccaaattaatttaaaaaaaaaaaactaagcatTATGCACATTAGTTTATTGTGAAAATGATTTGAAGAAGAGGTGTCATTTTCAAATCATTTACTTTTGATGGGTGTATCAGATTATATTTTATCTCTAGCGGGTATAATCAAAAAGTGGGCCAACGAAAAACATAAACTGTGTCAAAAGTCCCCAAAGAAATAATTGCATTTCATTAACGAACGGATAAGATTTTCCTTGTTCAGGCTACCGGGAAAGAAATTTTTTGTACAAAAGGGCTAACCGGGTTATCCCATAACCATTTCTGACAAAAAGAGAAAATATCAACCCAATTCAAGTTGTATTAAAAATAACCCATCTTGACCCATTACCCAACCCAGCCGCCCTACCCATCTTGTCACCTAATTCCAAGTATAAAAAAATATAGGACGTACCAGTCATGCAACACTCCAACGAATCCCCTGTCTAGGATAAGAGGAAGATGGTTGACGCCACTTGTGGGGACCACATTCATGACCCATACAGATTTTTTTGCATCCAACAATGCAGAATTAAAGCCACCAAAATGGGCATTCATGTCCAACACATTTCTGACCATATTATAAGGCGGAATTGGATCCTCCTCACCAGGTCTCTTTGGATGATCTGAAAATATCAACGGGGAGAGTAGAGACCAATAATCTCGAACAGCAGATTTCCAGTTAACGTTATCTTCCGTGAAGTCATCAGGAAGTACACCTGACAAAACCATACAAAAACTTTcttataaaaagttatatataaaGGTAGTCAAACTAAGTTGACCGTGTCAATAATAAAAGCTTACCATGAACCGCAAGTTCTTTGGAACTCAATGTAGCTCGAGACGGCCAGGTTGGCCTATCCTCAATAGGAACCCATCGCCGGCTCCGGGTCCCACCGATGCATGCCACAAGTGGATGATAATATGGAGATTCGACATCACGACCATCTTTGCAGATTAAAGGACCCGGCCCATGTTTCCTATTAATGATGGTAGTTCAAGGATAATATTAACATCACTCACAAGTCACAACTTTGGATCAAGTTATAGAGATGGCAAGATGGTCAGGTTAGGTAACGGGTCAAAAATGTGATAGGATAGAAGCTGGTACTTTTTAGTACAAATCGGGTTGGCCCACAAACACTTTTAAtatggcaaaaaaaaaaattatatttgatTACATATACTCTTTAATTGTCTTAATTATGATCATAAGCTATTACAATAATAATCTGAATCTTTGAACAAAATGAAATGGAGCTATGTATGCATTGAAAAGATTTTGGACAACTTCCAAGTCTCAACCTTTTAACCCAGTCCACTTCGTCGAGATTTGAAGACTCGACCCATTCAAGATAAAATTCAAATCGAATTGTTCATAAGTAGATGAACCAAAAATTCAAATAGCCACCCCTAAACTAGTAATCAAAGATTATGCATTATTAGTATGGAAAGGCGGTTAAAAAAACGATGAAGATAGAAACGGTGTTAAATAAAAGAATGTACCTAGAAGCATAACAACTTTTCTTGCTAGGTTTTTTCCAAACAACTGTTTTATCTTGTTGTGATAACAAATCCCAACAGAGATCTTTTGCAATATTACGCACAAAATCCCATCTTTTTAAATTTTCCTTATCGCGCACAGAAGCTGGTGTGTTAGCAAATGGTGACGTCCACACAAAATATCCGCCAGGCCTCAAAACTCGGTTCACCTCTATTAAATGTACACCATCTGTAACAAAACacagaaaaataaataataaatagagttttaatgAAACCAGCAAATAAATGTAAGTAAGACACAAATGTACCTTTTTTATCCCATTCAACATCATCCGATGCACTATGTATCATGTCGAACGAAAGTGACGGGAACGGTAACTGTTTCGAAGTAAACGAGCCAACGATTGCAGGGAGACCACGTTCAAGCGCGATTTCAACTTGACTACCCGAAGCCTCGTAGTTTGCAATACACATTGTTAAAAGCTGTTTCGGAAATAAATGTGCTCCTAAACTACCATACCCACAACCTATATCTAATATAGTCCTTACCTGAAATAAACGCACACaaatcataaataaataaaaaataaaagaactTTACCAGAATGACATGTAAAACAAAATTACTTACTCCAGCCTGTACAAGATAAGACTCGTTTCTCAAACCGATCATTTCTGCAATCTGATGAGAGTAGTCTTCTATATTATCATCTACCATTGAAGACGCAAAACTAAACGAGATCTGATCTTCATCTAACATCATCATCCTACAaccatataattaattattatcagGGCCCACACAATTCAATATATCAACGGAAAAACAGAGACATTTAAACAAATAGTAACAAACCTTTTTGTTAAGCTTCCTGATGAAAGTACCTCCTGTGCAGTAATTTTGACATTATCTATCCAGATTACATCTCTACCAGTAGGCCACCTATGGGGAATTTTGTACTTGGGTGGAGCAAGAATTAAACAATTCTGCTTCGACATGGGCCCACAACGACGGTCAAACTCTTTCCCATCGGTCAAACCCGACTCAAGATTTTCAGTTACATTGAAACAAGGTACATAATTTTCGGATTCAGTTGAACAAAACTCGGATTCTTTGAACCTAGACGCACCGAGTGAGAGCTCGCCAATGTCCCACAAGTCTGACACAAGCCGTTCTTGCAGCTTTCGATACCCACGAACCGTATGACCTTTAGATGCGTTCGTGAGCGATGTTGTCCATAAAAACGACACTGTAAGACCGAAGATCACGATCGCAACTAAAATGAACTTAAGAAAAAGTAACGTCAGCATATGGCGATTCTTTAAGGATGTTGGATGGGTAAATGGATCTGAAACGGATAATCCATTTTCGATGGAATCTTGTTTGGAAGATGAGTTTTCAAATAGAAATTGAAATGGATTCCTTAaagataatgatacttgatcagaTGATGTTTTCAAATTCTTATCAAAATCTGTTTTAATCTTCATTTGTGAATCTGCTAAATAATCTTGAATGTTTCCTGAAAGTCTTCCACCACCCACAACACCTCGATGAAGAGGCCGGGACATTCTCCTACATTTAAACCAGCCCAGATCATTCCATATCTCATAAAACATAAAAAAGAGCCTATTTTTCAAAGTAAAACAATAACATAACATATTCATTTAAAGCTTAATATAAGATCTATTCAAGTCTTCATAGTTCATCATAGCTCATATAATAACTCCACTAGATCTAATAACACA
This genomic window from Rutidosis leptorrhynchoides isolate AG116_Rl617_1_P2 chromosome 2, CSIRO_AGI_Rlap_v1, whole genome shotgun sequence contains:
- the LOC139892776 gene encoding probable pectin methyltransferase QUA2, producing MSRPLHRGVVGGGRLSGNIQDYLADSQMKIKTDFDKNLKTSSDQVSLSLRNPFQFLFENSSSKQDSIENGLSVSDPFTHPTSLKNRHMLTLLFLKFILVAIVIFGLTVSFLWTTSLTNASKGHTVRGYRKLQERLVSDLWDIGELSLGASRFKESEFCSTESENYVPCFNVTENLESGLTDGKEFDRRCGPMSKQNCLILAPPKYKIPHRWPTGRDVIWIDNVKITAQEVLSSGSLTKRMMMLDEDQISFSFASSMVDDNIEDYSHQIAEMIGLRNESYLVQAGVRTILDIGCGYGSLGAHLFPKQLLTMCIANYEASGSQVEIALERGLPAIVGSFTSKQLPFPSLSFDMIHSASDDVEWDKKDGVHLIEVNRVLRPGGYFVWTSPFANTPASVRDKENLKRWDFVRNIAKDLCWDLLSQQDKTVVWKKPSKKSCYASRKHGPGPLICKDGRDVESPYYHPLVACIGGTRSRRWVPIEDRPTWPSRATLSSKELAVHGVLPDDFTEDNVNWKSAVRDYWSLLSPLIFSDHPKRPGEEDPIPPYNMVRNVLDMNAHFGGFNSALLDAKKSVWVMNVVPTSGVNHLPLILDRGFVGVLHDWCEAFPTYPRTYDMVHADGLLTLETVKQSRCSTLDLFYEIDRLLRPEGWVILRDTAPLIESARVMTARLRWEARVVEIESNNDEKLLVCQKPLIRSQTNSL